The sequence TGCGGGCTCTGGCTCGGGAGGACGTCGCCGCCGGTCACCGCGGCGGTGAGGACGCACGGCTCGTACTTGTCGCGCAACATGGCCGATCCCTTCGGTAAAGGTGATGCTTCAGGACGCGAGCGTGCCGAGGTCCGCCGGTAGGCAGACGCCGGTCACCGCGGAGGTGAGGTCGCTGGCGAGCAGCGCGAAAAGGGCGGCGACCTCGTCCGTGCCGATCAGGCGTTTGACGGGCTGGCGGCCGAGCATGAGCTCGAGCACCTGCTCTCGGGTGAGGCCGCGCAGGGCCATCTGCTCCGGCAACTGGCGCTCGACCATCGGCGTCGACATCCAGCCGGGGGCGACCGCGTTGACGGTCAGCCCGTGCGGCGCCCCCTCCAGCGCGGCGACCTTGGTGAGGCCGTTGACCGCGTGCTTGGCCGAGACGTACGCGGCCTTGAACGGCTCGGCCACCATGCCGGAGACGGAGGACGTGATCAGGACGCGCGACCCCGACCGGCGGGTCAGCTCCGTCCAGGCGGCCTTCATGGCCAGGAAGGGGCCCTTGGCCATCACGTCCATGAGCCGGTCCCACTGCTCCTCGGGGAACTCGGGGATCGGCGCGACGAACTGCACGCCGGCGTTGAGGACCAGCACGTCGAGGCGCCCGTGCCGGCGGACGGCCTCGGCGACCATGAGCCGGTTGCCCTCGGCCGTCGCCACGTCCGCGACGAGGTCGCAGGCGCCGCCCTCGACCAGGTCGGCGCCGACGACCTCGGCGCCGGCCCGGGTGAAGGCGTGGCAGATCGATGCGCCGAGCGCGCCGGCCGCACCGGTGACCAGGGCGACCCGGCCGGTGAGCAGGCCGCTCAGGGAGGTTTCGAACACGCTGGTCAACGGCCCTCCGCTTGTCGTGGCGGTTAACCACATCGTTACTATCACTTAGGTGGCGTAAGCTATACTTACGCAGAGACGAGCGTCAAGGACCGACCGTCCAGGGCGCCGACCCAGCCGTGCTGTTCAATATATTGACGACACCTGCCCGAGTCGGGCAGGCTGTCACCATGCCGCGCAGCGCAAGCTCGACAGAGGCCGGTAAGCCGGGCAACCCGACGCCGACCATGGCCGTCGTGGGCAACCTCGTACGCGAGCTGCGCCACGCCGCCGACCTGAGCATCGCCGCCCTCGCCCAGGCCGCCGACCTGAGTCCCGGCCTGCTGAGCCAGATCGAGCGCGGCCAGGGGAACCCCTCGTTCACGACGCTCGTGAAGCTGGCGCAGGCGCTCGACGTACCGGTCGGCCGGTTCTTCCTCGCCGACACCGCGGCCGGCGCGCTGGTCCGCGCCGGAACCCACCGCCGCCTGCTGCTGGCCGACGAGAACCTTGAGTACACCCTGATCACGCCGCACATGAACGGCCGGCTCGGCATGATAAAGGCGCAGGTCGCCGCCGGGTGGAGCAACGAGAGCACGCCGTTCGAGCACCCCGGCGAGGAGTGCATCCTGATCACCGAGGGCGAGCTCATGGTGTGCATCGCGGGCACCATGCACACGCTCTACGAGGGCGACTCGATCACCTACGACTCAAGCCTGTCGCACTGGTACCGCAACGCCACCGACAGCAACGCCGTGCTCGTCGGCGCGATGACGCCGCCGTCGTTCTGACTTAGCGAACGCCCTGGCGCAGCCGATCCGGCTGCGCCTGATTCGCGCGTTCAACATATTGACATCGGATAGCCGGGTCGTCACCATGGCCGACACAAGTTCACTTTGTTGAACGCGACCAGGCGCCCGCACCGGGGCACCGCACCTCTCATCCGGCACATCACCGAAGGACCACCATGAGAATTCGAATGGGGCATCGGGCAGTCGTCGCGAGTGTCTCCGTCTGCGCGGCCCTCGTCGCCGGTTGTGGCGGGGCGTCGGACTCCAGCGGCAAGGCGCCGCCGAACGTCACGAACGGCG is a genomic window of Actinomadura citrea containing:
- a CDS encoding helix-turn-helix domain-containing protein, which encodes MPRSASSTEAGKPGNPTPTMAVVGNLVRELRHAADLSIAALAQAADLSPGLLSQIERGQGNPSFTTLVKLAQALDVPVGRFFLADTAAGALVRAGTHRRLLLADENLEYTLITPHMNGRLGMIKAQVAAGWSNESTPFEHPGEECILITEGELMVCIAGTMHTLYEGDSITYDSSLSHWYRNATDSNAVLVGAMTPPSF
- a CDS encoding SDR family oxidoreductase, yielding MFETSLSGLLTGRVALVTGAAGALGASICHAFTRAGAEVVGADLVEGGACDLVADVATAEGNRLMVAEAVRRHGRLDVLVLNAGVQFVAPIPEFPEEQWDRLMDVMAKGPFLAMKAAWTELTRRSGSRVLITSSVSGMVAEPFKAAYVSAKHAVNGLTKVAALEGAPHGLTVNAVAPGWMSTPMVERQLPEQMALRGLTREQVLELMLGRQPVKRLIGTDEVAALFALLASDLTSAVTGVCLPADLGTLAS